Proteins encoded in a region of the Mucispirillum schaedleri ASF457 genome:
- a CDS encoding gamma carbonic anhydrase family protein translates to MNIVEENFKKCITKGKNNFIAESASVLGNVTLGDNVSIWYNVTIRGDINDITIGDNSNIQDGSVVHVGYKEPVKVGKNVTVGHNVILHGCTIYDNCLIGMGAILLNGSVVEENAIVAAGSVVPQGKVVKSGTLFMGTPAKYIRDLTEDDFNHIQKNAKEYVNLIETYNKLGIK, encoded by the coding sequence ATGAATATAGTTGAAGAAAACTTTAAAAAATGTATAACAAAAGGAAAAAATAATTTTATTGCTGAAAGTGCAAGTGTTTTAGGAAATGTTACACTTGGAGATAATGTAAGTATCTGGTATAATGTAACAATTCGTGGTGATATAAATGACATCACTATTGGAGATAATTCTAATATACAAGATGGCTCTGTTGTTCATGTTGGATATAAAGAACCTGTAAAGGTTGGTAAAAATGTAACTGTTGGTCATAATGTAATACTTCATGGCTGCACCATTTATGATAACTGCCTTATAGGTATGGGAGCTATTCTTCTCAATGGCTCAGTTGTAGAAGAAAATGCAATAGTTGCAGCAGGAAGTGTTGTGCCACAGGGAAAAGTTGTAAAATCTGGCACACTTTTTATGGGCACACCTGCAAAATACATAAGAGATTTAACAGAAGATGATTTTAATCATATCCAAAAAAATGCAAAAGAATATGTCAACCTTATAGAAACATATAACAAACTTGGTATAAAATAG
- the panB gene encoding 3-methyl-2-oxobutanoate hydroxymethyltransferase has product MKQSLNINSFIKMKENNDIITCLTAYDYTSAKILDNAGIDLILIGDSLGMVMNGYNSTIPVTIDEIIYHTKAVKRAVMHAFVVADMPFGSYHIDEKSAVKNAVRLVKETEVPAVKLEGGKEIAPLIEKLVNTGIGVLGHIGLKPQMVNTMGGYKIFGKDGAESLIEDAKTLENAGAFAVVLEGVSSQSAVQITNSINIPTIGIGAGSGCSGQILVYHDIFGIFTDFKPKFVKRYANVADIIDKAAKEYINDVKAGTFPDDAHSFK; this is encoded by the coding sequence ATGAAGCAGTCTTTAAATATAAATTCTTTTATAAAAATGAAAGAAAATAATGATATAATTACATGTCTTACTGCTTATGATTATACATCTGCTAAAATATTAGATAATGCAGGAATTGATTTAATTTTAATTGGTGATTCTCTTGGTATGGTTATGAATGGCTATAATTCAACTATTCCAGTTACTATTGATGAAATAATTTACCATACAAAAGCAGTAAAAAGAGCAGTTATGCATGCTTTTGTAGTAGCTGATATGCCTTTTGGCTCATACCATATAGATGAAAAGAGTGCAGTTAAAAATGCAGTTCGTCTTGTAAAAGAAACAGAAGTGCCTGCTGTAAAATTAGAAGGCGGTAAAGAAATTGCACCATTAATTGAAAAGCTTGTAAATACAGGTATTGGTGTATTGGGGCATATTGGCTTAAAACCGCAGATGGTAAATACTATGGGTGGATATAAAATTTTTGGCAAAGATGGTGCAGAAAGTTTAATAGAAGATGCAAAGACATTAGAAAATGCAGGAGCTTTTGCTGTTGTTTTAGAAGGAGTGTCAAGCCAAAGTGCAGTGCAGATAACTAATAGTATTAATATTCCAACTATAGGAATAGGGGCAGGTTCTGGCTGCAGCGGTCAGATTTTAGTATATCATGATATATTTGGCATTTTTACTGATTTTAAGCCAAAATTTGTAAAAAGATATGCAAATGTCGCTGATATAATTGATAAAGCAGCAAAAGAATATATTAATGATGTAAAAGCAGGCACATTTCCTGATGATGCTCATTCATTTAAATAA
- the panC gene encoding pantoate--beta-alanine ligase, which translates to MKIVKTISEIRDIVKEWKKSGYSIGLVPTMGYLHAGHGSLIEQSVKNNDKTVVSVFVNPTQFGPNEDLEKYPRDIKRDSELVSSLGGDIIFNPEPEEMYRKYNSTTVKVEGLSEKLCGITRPAHFAGVCQVVSKLFNIITPDNAYFGLKDFQQYVIINKMVEDLNFPVKINPCIIVREESGLALSSRNIYLTDEERKSAFSLNQSLKYAQSLINKGEKRTSVIISEITKIIENVPYSKIDYVKIVNIDTLDDIEILETKYAVLLAVYIGKTRLIDNFAELF; encoded by the coding sequence ATGAAAATTGTAAAAACTATTTCAGAAATAAGAGATATTGTAAAAGAATGGAAAAAATCAGGATACAGCATTGGTCTTGTTCCTACAATGGGCTATCTGCATGCAGGTCATGGTTCATTAATAGAGCAGTCTGTAAAAAATAATGATAAAACAGTTGTAAGTGTATTTGTAAATCCTACACAGTTTGGACCAAATGAAGATTTAGAAAAATATCCAAGAGATATAAAAAGGGACAGTGAACTTGTTTCGTCATTAGGTGGTGATATAATCTTTAATCCAGAGCCTGAAGAAATGTATAGAAAATATAATTCAACAACTGTTAAAGTTGAAGGTCTTTCTGAAAAATTATGTGGTATAACTCGTCCTGCTCACTTTGCTGGGGTATGTCAGGTTGTTTCAAAATTATTTAATATAATTACACCTGATAATGCTTATTTTGGATTAAAAGATTTTCAGCAGTATGTAATTATAAATAAAATGGTTGAAGATTTAAACTTTCCAGTTAAAATTAATCCTTGTATAATAGTAAGGGAAGAAAGTGGGCTTGCTTTAAGTTCAAGAAATATATATCTTACTGATGAAGAAAGAAAATCTGCCTTCTCTTTAAACCAAAGCTTGAAATATGCACAATCTCTTATAAATAAAGGTGAAAAAAGAACTTCTGTAATAATCAGTGAAATTACAAAAATTATAGAAAATGTGCCATACAGTAAAATAGATTATGTTAAAATAGTTAATATTGATACTCTGGATGATATAGAAATACTTGAAACAAAATATGCTGTTTTGTTAGCTGTTTATATAGGAAAAACAAGACTAATAGATAATTTTGCTGAACTTTTCTAA
- a CDS encoding cbb3-type cytochrome c oxidase subunit I: MKEVSGDSKIVMGYIYSALFWGVIGLVLGLLISVQMWSVSFNFGEYFSFGRLRTVHTNVLAYGLGITAEMGAFYFIIGRLTKRSLIFPKLAVFQLIFFNIVVLVGMLSLFAGYNQSLEYAEFEWFVDLGVVVAWVLFAINVLGTILTRKEKHMYVSLWYIIATMVAVAVLYIVNNMHLVASLGKSYHLFAGLNSANVEWWYGHNAVGFLFTTPILAIFYYFLPKSTGMPIYSHRLSILAFWSLIFMYLWTGAHHLVYTPLPDWLQTLGIVFTILLIAPSWGSVINGYLTLAPDWSKLRTAYLAKFFIAGITFYGLQTLQGPTQGLRAVSSLIHYTDWVPGHVHMGTMGWVVLTVTAAIYYITTRVYKTEIYSESLANTHFWLVLLGQIGFSITMWITGIRQGLMWKSTNVDGTLTYSFIETLVGNYPYWIARSVFGVIFIVGMLVFLFNFIMTIVKGKQNLSNQ; this comes from the coding sequence ATGAAAGAAGTCTCAGGCGATTCTAAAATTGTCATGGGCTATATTTATTCTGCATTATTCTGGGGTGTTATAGGTCTTGTATTAGGTCTTCTCATCTCTGTGCAAATGTGGAGTGTTAGCTTTAATTTTGGAGAGTATTTTTCATTCGGCCGTCTTAGAACGGTTCACACAAATGTTCTTGCTTATGGGCTAGGTATTACTGCGGAAATGGGTGCATTCTATTTTATTATAGGACGCCTTACAAAACGCAGCCTTATTTTCCCTAAGCTTGCAGTTTTCCAACTTATATTTTTTAATATTGTTGTTCTTGTTGGAATGCTTTCTCTTTTTGCAGGTTATAACCAATCACTTGAATATGCTGAATTTGAATGGTTTGTTGACCTTGGTGTTGTTGTAGCATGGGTGTTATTTGCTATTAATGTATTAGGCACAATTCTTACCAGAAAAGAAAAACACATGTATGTTTCTTTATGGTATATTATTGCTACAATGGTAGCTGTTGCTGTTTTATATATTGTAAATAACATGCATCTTGTAGCATCTTTAGGTAAATCTTACCACTTATTTGCTGGTTTAAATAGTGCCAATGTTGAATGGTGGTATGGTCATAATGCTGTTGGTTTCTTATTTACTACACCAATCTTAGCAATATTTTACTATTTCCTGCCAAAATCAACTGGTATGCCAATATACAGCCATAGATTATCAATTCTTGCTTTCTGGTCATTGATTTTCATGTATTTATGGACAGGTGCTCACCACCTTGTTTATACTCCACTTCCAGACTGGCTCCAAACATTAGGTATTGTTTTTACAATCCTTCTGATTGCACCATCTTGGGGTTCTGTAATAAATGGTTACTTAACACTTGCTCCAGATTGGTCTAAACTTAGAACTGCATATTTAGCAAAATTCTTTATTGCAGGTATTACATTCTATGGTTTACAAACATTACAAGGACCTACACAAGGTCTTCGTGCAGTAAGTTCTCTTATCCACTATACTGACTGGGTTCCAGGACATGTTCATATGGGAACTATGGGATGGGTTGTTTTAACTGTAACTGCTGCAATATACTATATTACAACAAGAGTTTATAAAACTGAAATATATAGTGAAAGCTTAGCTAATACTCACTTCTGGCTTGTGCTTTTAGGTCAAATCGGTTTCTCTATCACTATGTGGATAACTGGTATTCGTCAAGGGCTTATGTGGAAATCTACTAATGTTGATGGAACATTAACTTATTCATTTATTGAAACATTAGTTGGTAACTATCCATACTGGATTGCCAGATCTGTATTCGGTGTTATATTTATTGTTGGTATGCTTGTTTTCCTTTTCAACTTCATTATGACTATTGTAAAAGGCAAACAAAACTTATCTAATCAATAG
- a CDS encoding cbb3-type cytochrome c oxidase subunit II — translation MSENNNSIYNKALVFTVVALVVILIGTIATVFVPMMTTAMHPKLENVTENPYTPLQLAGRDVYQKEGCINCHSQTVRPLKADVLRYGEISQPGESAYERPFLWGSKRTGPDLARVGGLYSDEWHKAHLINPQHFFPKSNMPKHPWLAEKQLDPVEIEKHAKLLGLKYTQEDIDALNGLTELDAIVAYMQQLGTYVENTHAIVADEAAFENAVNPFLNNQEKIGRGQEIFDLLCIGCHASNGKGSAEGYDVTNVTFAEALPDYTDGMMFTTIANGIEGAMPSHLRFMTKDDIWSAAAYVRTLAK, via the coding sequence ATGAGTGAAAATAACAACAGCATTTACAATAAAGCATTAGTTTTCACAGTTGTCGCATTAGTTGTTATACTTATAGGAACAATTGCAACAGTATTTGTTCCAATGATGACTACAGCAATGCATCCAAAACTTGAAAATGTTACAGAAAATCCATATACTCCACTTCAACTTGCTGGTCGTGATGTTTATCAAAAAGAGGGCTGTATTAACTGCCACTCTCAAACAGTCCGTCCATTAAAAGCTGATGTTTTAAGATATGGTGAAATATCTCAACCAGGTGAAAGTGCTTATGAGCGTCCATTTTTATGGGGTTCTAAAAGAACAGGTCCTGATTTAGCTAGAGTAGGTGGCTTATATTCTGATGAATGGCACAAAGCTCACTTAATTAACCCACAGCACTTTTTCCCAAAATCTAATATGCCAAAACATCCTTGGCTTGCTGAAAAACAATTAGACCCAGTGGAAATTGAAAAACATGCTAAATTATTAGGTTTAAAATATACTCAAGAAGATATTGATGCACTTAATGGCTTAACAGAACTTGATGCAATTGTTGCTTATATGCAGCAGTTAGGTACTTATGTAGAAAATACTCATGCTATTGTAGCTGATGAAGCTGCATTTGAAAATGCAGTTAATCCTTTCCTTAATAATCAAGAGAAAATTGGTAGAGGTCAGGAAATATTTGACTTATTATGCATAGGCTGCCATGCATCTAATGGTAAAGGTAGTGCAGAAGGTTATGATGTTACTAATGTGACTTTTGCAGAAGCTCTTCCAGACTATACTGATGGTATGATGTTTACTACTATTGCAAATGGTATTGAAGGTGCTATGCCTAGCCATTTAAGATTTATGACTAAAGATGATATTTGGTCAGCAGCAGCTTATGTTAGAACATTAGCTAAATAA
- a CDS encoding cbb3-type cytochrome c oxidase N-terminal domain-containing protein produces the protein MSNFDEQDDIPSLNRKDTENNLPLGWVIFFVALIIWGIYYIYAYTPMFTNWTQNGAYEIQHPISGKIKP, from the coding sequence ATGTCTAATTTTGATGAACAAGATGATATCCCTAGCTTAAACCGCAAGGATACTGAAAATAATCTTCCTTTAGGATGGGTAATATTTTTTGTTGCTTTAATTATATGGGGAATATACTATATATATGCTTATACTCCAATGTTTACTAACTGGACACAAAATGGAGCTTATGAGATACAACATCCAATTAGTGGTAAAATTAAACCATAA
- a CDS encoding 4Fe-4S dicluster domain-containing protein — protein sequence MKANSVLRGKIYRLLQFIVAACVFIIPFIKTSNGNSLFRFDVSTLQLYAFNGIVNFASFFSAFIAILLATFLFIFTTQLLGRIWCGWLCPQSFFAIRIESYAKKIKNKTMRFAAEIILAAVFALLLTLIWMMYFVSPYDFIETLKNSHSMLIIGVVLFLFIFADFAFVRFKWCKYVCPYSKFQVVMTDDDTLYVGMIPGKESQCLNCKACIRVCPTHIDPRNNPDADCIYCETCVTACNKIFHKKENTNGILGYVWGKQDKLNLKRPNLIVTFIISITLVFVLIYSIVSTSEPVMIKIDESVSSLGNGIYTCNVEIKNNLNKPVRVKFVNPDNLAEITPEMVRVYIQSTKTETITINTKGDIPNGKITVNAYYDRNNPPLIFELNIK from the coding sequence ATGAAAGCAAATAGTGTTCTCCGTGGTAAAATATACAGGCTGTTGCAGTTTATTGTAGCAGCCTGCGTTTTCATTATTCCGTTTATTAAAACATCAAATGGCAACAGCCTTTTTAGATTTGATGTTTCTACTCTTCAATTATATGCCTTTAATGGTATAGTTAATTTTGCAAGCTTCTTTTCTGCTTTTATAGCTATCTTGCTTGCTACATTTTTATTTATTTTTACAACTCAGCTTTTAGGCAGAATTTGGTGCGGCTGGCTTTGTCCACAGTCATTTTTTGCAATCAGAATAGAATCTTATGCAAAAAAAATTAAGAATAAAACTATGCGTTTTGCAGCAGAAATTATTTTAGCTGCTGTTTTTGCTTTATTACTAACTCTTATATGGATGATGTATTTTGTTTCACCTTATGATTTTATAGAAACACTTAAAAATTCTCATTCAATGTTAATAATAGGTGTAGTATTATTTTTATTTATTTTTGCAGATTTTGCCTTTGTGCGTTTTAAATGGTGCAAATATGTATGTCCATATTCAAAATTTCAAGTAGTTATGACTGATGATGATACTTTATATGTTGGTATGATACCAGGTAAAGAATCACAATGTTTGAACTGTAAAGCCTGTATAAGAGTATGTCCAACACATATAGACCCTAGAAATAATCCAGATGCAGATTGCATATACTGTGAAACTTGTGTTACAGCCTGTAATAAAATATTTCATAAAAAAGAAAATACTAATGGTATATTAGGTTATGTTTGGGGTAAACAGGATAAATTAAATTTGAAAAGACCAAATCTGATAGTAACATTTATTATTTCTATTACATTGGTTTTTGTATTGATTTATTCTATTGTTTCTACAAGTGAACCTGTTATGATAAAAATTGATGAAAGTGTTTCATCATTAGGAAATGGTATATATACATGCAATGTAGAAATTAAAAATAATCTTAATAAACCTGTTAGAGTTAAATTTGTAAACCCTGATAATTTAGCTGAAATCACTCCTGAAATGGTAAGAGTATATATACAGTCAACTAAAACAGAAACTATTACAATTAATACAAAAGGGGATATTCCTAATGGAAAAATAACAGTAAATGCTTATTATGACAGGAATAATCCACCATTAATATTTGAATTAAATATAAAATAA
- the ccoS gene encoding cbb3-type cytochrome oxidase assembly protein CcoS encodes MKSLFVLILVSLVVGISAFLVFLLAGKKQQFDDIEAPKYRMLNDDDDDIINTKK; translated from the coding sequence ATGAAATCACTTTTTGTGTTAATATTAGTCAGCCTTGTTGTTGGGATAAGTGCTTTTCTTGTTTTTTTACTGGCAGGAAAAAAACAGCAGTTTGATGATATTGAAGCTCCAAAATACAGAATGTTGAATGATGACGATGATGATATAATTAATACTAAAAAATAA
- a CDS encoding heavy metal translocating P-type ATPase, which yields MALKDTEQENKYICGHCSSEVNPKTGIYEKENDKYFCCEGCRSVYHLINDEGFASFYTKRTDWDDAAPAEQVEADEEYFETSLEVLKNGDYSLSIVITGIRCAACIWLIESLALKDERIKSFRINYANHKAKIVFNPNDISVKEVLQKITRLGYCPLPSTNIETIHDKERKDYFYRFGVAAFFTMQVMMYSIANYTGYFKGMDDSLYFLFKLLSWVLATPVLIYSAYPFFQKSFAALKHFHFTMDTLVAIGAGTSYLYSVAAIFLGYETYFDTSVMIITLILLGRFIEAGAKQKGGNAVAKLLSLKPKNVRKIICEQNGEKTYITIPIDQLLKGDLFEISTGSNVAADGKIIEGICEIDESMLTGEPMPVNKKEGCQVYAGTKLINGTCIVMAENIGIDSFLSKIAASVDDAQSSKAPIQDVADNFISKFVPFVLIIAFLSFIYWYFLASVGAELSIMRAVSVLVIACPCAMGLATPLAVISATNKLSETGVIFKNGEAIERYAYVNDFYFDKTGTITTGNMSVTDCKLSFSCSSVLNLITSAAFYSKHPASKAIAAANESLYECEKFEETAGKGIIAEIKNTNIIIGSQKFLQENSVKFTAEYEKYIEKAIEKGWTIVCAAVNHILVGVFSISDIIREEAALTISLLQKEGNNISIITGDSQKAANIILGNSGINANIFANVSPFDKGSILQNAKDTKKTVMIGDGINDAIALTAASVGISMRNSTDISIESASAVLLRNDLSIIEKSHKICRKTLRIIKENLFWAFSYNFIAIPLACTGLIHPVMSAAFMSFSSLFVVANSVRIKK from the coding sequence GTGGCATTAAAAGATACAGAACAGGAAAATAAATATATTTGTGGACACTGTTCATCAGAAGTTAATCCAAAAACAGGCATATATGAGAAAGAAAATGATAAATATTTTTGCTGTGAGGGCTGCCGTTCTGTTTATCATTTAATCAATGATGAAGGGTTTGCCTCATTTTATACAAAAAGAACAGACTGGGATGATGCTGCACCAGCTGAGCAGGTAGAAGCAGATGAAGAATATTTTGAAACATCTCTTGAAGTGCTTAAAAATGGTGATTATTCTTTATCAATAGTGATAACAGGTATTCGTTGTGCAGCATGTATATGGCTTATAGAATCTTTGGCATTAAAAGATGAACGAATAAAATCATTTCGCATAAATTATGCAAATCATAAAGCAAAAATTGTATTTAATCCAAATGATATTTCAGTAAAAGAAGTGCTGCAGAAAATTACAAGACTTGGTTACTGTCCACTTCCATCTACAAATATAGAAACAATCCATGATAAAGAAAGAAAAGATTATTTTTACCGCTTCGGAGTAGCTGCATTTTTTACAATGCAGGTAATGATGTATTCTATTGCAAACTATACTGGTTATTTTAAAGGCATGGATGATAGTTTATATTTTTTATTTAAACTTTTATCATGGGTTTTAGCCACACCTGTTTTAATATATTCAGCATATCCGTTTTTTCAGAAAAGTTTTGCAGCATTGAAACATTTTCATTTTACAATGGATACTCTTGTGGCAATAGGTGCTGGAACTTCATATTTATACAGTGTTGCTGCAATATTTTTAGGTTATGAAACATATTTTGATACATCAGTTATGATTATAACTTTAATTTTGCTTGGCAGGTTTATAGAAGCAGGAGCAAAACAAAAGGGCGGTAATGCTGTTGCAAAACTTTTATCTTTAAAACCAAAAAATGTCAGGAAGATTATATGTGAACAAAATGGAGAAAAAACATATATTACTATACCAATAGACCAGCTTCTAAAAGGTGATTTATTTGAAATTTCTACTGGAAGTAATGTTGCTGCTGATGGCAAAATTATTGAAGGTATATGTGAAATAGATGAATCCATGCTAACTGGTGAGCCTATGCCTGTTAATAAAAAAGAGGGCTGTCAGGTATATGCTGGCACAAAACTAATCAATGGAACATGTATTGTTATGGCTGAAAATATTGGTATAGACAGCTTTTTATCTAAAATTGCAGCATCAGTTGATGATGCACAAAGTTCAAAAGCACCAATTCAAGATGTAGCAGATAATTTTATTAGTAAATTTGTTCCTTTTGTATTAATTATTGCTTTTTTATCGTTTATATACTGGTATTTTTTAGCATCAGTTGGTGCAGAGCTTTCTATAATGCGTGCAGTATCTGTTTTAGTTATTGCATGTCCTTGTGCCATGGGGCTTGCAACACCACTGGCAGTTATTTCTGCAACAAATAAATTATCAGAAACTGGTGTAATATTTAAAAATGGAGAAGCAATAGAAAGATATGCTTATGTAAATGATTTTTATTTTGATAAAACAGGCACAATTACAACAGGCAATATGTCTGTTACTGATTGTAAATTATCTTTTTCCTGCAGCTCAGTATTAAACTTAATAACATCTGCTGCCTTTTATTCAAAACATCCTGCATCAAAAGCAATTGCTGCAGCAAATGAAAGTCTGTATGAATGTGAAAAGTTTGAAGAAACAGCAGGAAAGGGGATAATCGCTGAAATAAAGAATACAAATATTATAATAGGCTCACAAAAATTTTTGCAGGAAAACAGTGTAAAATTTACAGCAGAATATGAAAAGTATATAGAAAAAGCGATAGAAAAAGGGTGGACAATAGTATGTGCTGCAGTTAATCATATATTAGTTGGTGTATTTTCAATTTCTGACATTATAAGAGAAGAAGCAGCATTAACAATATCATTACTTCAAAAAGAAGGCAATAATATATCAATCATAACAGGGGACAGCCAAAAGGCTGCAAATATTATACTTGGCAATTCTGGTATTAATGCGAATATTTTTGCAAATGTTTCTCCTTTTGATAAAGGTAGTATTCTACAAAATGCAAAAGATACTAAAAAAACAGTAATGATTGGTGATGGTATAAATGATGCTATTGCATTAACTGCTGCAAGTGTTGGTATATCTATGAGAAATTCAACAGATATTTCAATAGAAAGTGCATCTGCTGTTTTGCTTCGTAATGACTTATCAATTATAGAAAAATCTCATAAAATATGCAGAAAAACTTTAAGAATTATAAAGGAAAATTTATTCTGGGCTTTTTCGTATAATTTTATCGCTATTCCATTAGCCTGCACAGGCTTAATTCATCCTGTAATGAGTGCTGCTTTTATGAGCTTCAGCTCACTTTTTGTTGTAGCAAATTCAGTAAGAATAAAAAAATAA
- a CDS encoding sulfite exporter TauE/SafE family protein — MAEILPLILGHFLVGFAGGFGHCILMCHPFVLHISSIFSSGNSGYRILIPNFFYNIGRTFTYTCLGAVAGGLGSIATYAGQNFLNIQKFAAFAGGIILVLFAVMYFFNLSSFNFLAKLKIMNKIKKYKPNNPFFYGLLLGFLPCGLTMGAIIGAAPSGLWYTGALMMAAFGIGTSIALMILAVLGSYIMQYVKYFKHLTAILLLIMGIYFIYQGIIFTY; from the coding sequence ATGGCTGAAATTCTGCCTTTGATTTTAGGTCATTTTTTAGTTGGTTTTGCAGGTGGATTTGGGCACTGTATTTTGATGTGCCACCCTTTTGTTTTGCATATTTCAAGCATTTTTTCTAGTGGTAATTCTGGATATAGAATATTAATTCCTAATTTTTTTTATAATATAGGTAGAACTTTTACTTATACTTGTTTGGGTGCAGTTGCTGGTGGTCTTGGCTCTATTGCAACTTATGCTGGGCAGAATTTTTTGAATATTCAAAAGTTTGCTGCTTTTGCAGGCGGTATTATTCTTGTTTTATTTGCAGTTATGTATTTTTTTAATTTATCATCTTTTAATTTTCTTGCTAAATTAAAAATAATGAACAAAATCAAAAAATATAAGCCAAATAATCCATTTTTTTATGGTCTGTTACTTGGCTTTCTTCCATGCGGATTAACTATGGGTGCCATAATAGGTGCAGCACCTTCTGGATTATGGTATACAGGAGCATTGATGATGGCAGCTTTTGGCATAGGCACTTCCATTGCATTAATGATTTTAGCTGTATTAGGCTCATATATAATGCAGTATGTTAAATATTTTAAGCATTTAACAGCAATACTTCTTTTAATTATGGGAATTTATTTTATTTATCAAGGTATTATATTCACATATTAA
- a CDS encoding HAD family hydrolase has product MIKNNLYNILYLIINKIYWSYTINTQLVIFDLDGTLCDTFDDIYLSLKHSLDNFNVFTPSLNEVKSFIGDGLALLIERTLNVTNQAYLKNDILASFMQYYKEHCTDSTLLFPGMENVLKELYKKNVYMAVVSNKAYHLVDIIIKELDLYDYFKFVYGGDSFDEKKPSAKPLLNIINSLSVIPDNSFMIGDSDNDVLAGAAAGMKTIYCSYGYSPLKKSTSDYIVDNPLDILNFIR; this is encoded by the coding sequence TTGATTAAAAATAATCTTTATAATATATTATACCTGATAATAAATAAAATTTATTGGAGTTACACTATAAATACTCAGTTAGTTATTTTTGATTTAGACGGCACATTATGTGATACATTTGATGATATATATTTGTCATTAAAACATTCTCTTGATAATTTTAATGTTTTTACACCTTCTCTTAATGAAGTTAAATCTTTTATTGGTGATGGTCTTGCTTTGCTTATAGAAAGAACATTGAATGTTACAAATCAGGCATATTTAAAAAATGATATTCTGGCTTCTTTTATGCAGTATTATAAAGAACACTGCACAGATTCCACTTTATTATTTCCTGGAATGGAAAATGTTTTAAAAGAATTATACAAAAAAAATGTATATATGGCTGTTGTATCTAATAAAGCATATCATCTAGTTGATATTATCATTAAAGAGCTTGATTTATATGATTATTTCAAATTTGTTTATGGTGGCGACAGCTTTGATGAAAAGAAACCGTCAGCTAAACCACTATTAAATATCATAAACTCTTTAAGTGTAATTCCAGATAATTCATTTATGATTGGTGATAGTGATAATGATGTGCTTGCTGGTGCTGCTGCTGGCATGAAAACAATCTACTGCTCTTATGGTTATTCTCCATTAAAAAAATCAACTTCAGATTATATTGTTGATAATCCACTAGATATTTTAAATTTTATAAGGTAA